A region from the Gavia stellata isolate bGavSte3 chromosome 2, bGavSte3.hap2, whole genome shotgun sequence genome encodes:
- the IL20RA gene encoding interleukin-20 receptor subunit alpha, with protein sequence MKNVLHWSAPEGTGDGVVYKVKYSVYGVGKWIRKPECRNINRTWCDLSSETSDYEEQYYASVKAFLNGMCSDWMETTRFNPLTDTKIDPPMVSVSSTEKSISIILTAPEKWKSPEGESVSLLQVYPGLQYNVSVLNKKTKKRWFFSVSNNTLVVPWLEPGTAYCVSAQIYVTTPLLHSGFSKEYCIATLKDKTADETITIVFGYVLPIMLAVLFISMTCYCVHRYIHVSKQKHPTNLVWQYTDKCKERVFIPCEKIMVNLITVNMDEYKPSEESNHLSERKSPCYYTVYNGTEGKDLPSKEVLETKHLLDISLEEDILAEGDQTGNWPSYGQTATKSTLRHENAGTVEYEHDVRAEDFSPGQKLEDLSLKEQTSAPRGLLGALGDLVNMKTGEPYCPQLEVRAADPCLGQKVEELNLKMVDAADELPAETHINLVDLDAEKSGQTSYPQLEKIAQGLTEKEGEQTILVDWDPHTGRLYIPTFSSVENQVCEGVFKCDDPDKEGILSRLYEEEVSDESSEDQEMYLLQFKEQWGLHVEMED encoded by the exons atgaaaaatgtccTTCACTGGTCAGCACCAGAAGGCACAGGAGATGGAGTAGTCTACAAGGTGAAGTATTCAGT ATACGGTGTTGGCAAATGGATTAGAAAGCCAGAATGCAGGAATATCAACAGAACGTGGTGTGACCTCTCCAGTGAGACCTCTGACTACGAAGAACAATACTATGCGAGCGTTAAAGCCTTCTTAAATGGGATGTGTTCTGACTGGATGGAGACCACACGATTCAACCCTCTTACAGACA ctaAAATTGATCCACCCATGGTAAGCGTATCTTCTACTGAGAAATCTATTTCAATCATTCTGACTGCTCCTGAGAAGTGGAAGAGTCCTGAGGGAGAATCCGTATCTCTGCTTCAAGTGTATCCTGGCCTGCAATACAACGTGTCTGTCCtcaacaaaaaaacaaagaagcGG TGGTTCTTCTCTGTCAGCAACAACACCTTGGTTGTGCCGTGGTTAGAACCTGGAACAGCTTATTGTGTCAGCGCACAGATATATGTCACCACACCACTTTTGCACAGTGGGTTCTCCAAAGAATATTGCATTGCTACTTTGAAAG ATAAAACAGCAGATGAGACTATAACAATTGTATTTGGATATGTTCTCCCTATCATGCTGGctgtcctttttatttcaatgaCATGCTATTGTGTGCACAGATATATTCATGTCAGCAAACAGAAACACCCAACAAACCTG gtaTGGCAGTACACtgacaaatgcaaagaaagggTTTTCATACCGTGTGAAAAAATCATGGTCAACCTTATTACTGTTAACATGGATGAATACAAGCCATCTGAGGAATCCAATCATctatcagaaaggaaaagtccCTGTTATTATACTGTTTACAATGGCACCGAAGGGAAGGATTTGCCTTCAAAAGAAGtgctggaaacaaaacatttacttGATATTTCACTCGAAGAAGATATTTTAGCAGAAGGGGACCAAACTGGGAACTGGCCATCTTATGGCCAGACTGCAACAAAGAGTACTTTGAGACATGAAAATGCAGGGACTGTAGAGTATGAACATGATGTAAGGGCTGAAGACTTCAGTCCTGGTCAGAAACTAGAAGACCTCAGTTTGAAAGAGCAGACCTCTGCCCCCAGGGGACTACTAGGTGCTTTGGGGGACTTGGTTAACATGAAAACAGGAGAGCCATATTGCCCCCAACTAGAGGTGAGGGCAGCAGACCCTTGTTTGGGACAGAAAGTAGAGGAACTTAATTTGAAGATGGTTGATGCAGCAGATGAATTGCCGGCCGAGACCCATATCAACTTGGTGGACTTGGATGCTGAAAAATCTGGGCAGACATCCTATcctcagctggaaaaaatagCACAGGGCCTCACAGAGAAAGAGGGTGAACAGACCATATTAGTAGACTGGGATCCTCACACTGGAAGACTGTATATTCCTACCTTCTCCAGTGTTGAAAATCAGGTGTGTGAAGGAGTATTCAAGTGTGATGATCCTGACAAAGAGGGAATTTTGTCCAGACTGTATGAGGAGGAGGTGTCTGATGAATCATCAGAGGACCAAGAAATGTATCTCCTGCAATTCAAGGAACAGTGGGGACTGCATGTAGAAATGGAAGACTGA